The following coding sequences are from one Kallotenue papyrolyticum window:
- a CDS encoding inorganic triphosphatase: protein MHETELKFTLTAPVTPEMIEALRWSPYALGPRAALEQRDTFFDSADFALSRAGHAVRLREGLDRPLVTLKGPGEARDGLHRREEIELATASGAPQGWPAAIRARLERIVAADALAAIFVIETRRVIWPLLRDARTLGEIALDHSRVLASAPPLELHELEIELKGGTLADLQALRATVLAQLPAQPEDRSKFARGLAALRPDLVRQRDASA, encoded by the coding sequence ATGCACGAAACCGAACTCAAATTTACGCTGACCGCGCCGGTGACGCCGGAGATGATCGAGGCGCTGCGCTGGTCGCCCTACGCGCTGGGGCCGCGCGCAGCGCTCGAACAGCGCGACACCTTTTTCGACAGCGCCGATTTCGCGCTGAGCCGCGCCGGCCATGCCGTGCGCCTGCGCGAAGGGTTGGACAGGCCGTTGGTGACGCTCAAAGGGCCGGGCGAGGCGCGGGATGGCCTCCACCGCCGCGAAGAGATCGAGCTAGCGACAGCGAGCGGCGCGCCCCAGGGCTGGCCGGCGGCCATCCGCGCACGGCTGGAGCGCATCGTCGCAGCCGACGCACTGGCGGCAATCTTTGTGATCGAAACGCGGCGCGTCATCTGGCCGCTGCTGCGCGATGCCCGCACGCTGGGCGAGATTGCTCTGGATCACAGCCGTGTGCTGGCGAGCGCGCCACCGCTGGAGCTGCACGAGCTGGAGATCGAGCTCAAAGGCGGGACGCTCGCCGATCTGCAGGCGCTACGGGCCACGGTGCTGGCGCAGCTCCCGGCGCAGCCGGAGGATCGCTCCAAATTCGCGCGCGGGCTGGCCGCGCTGCGCCCCGACCTGGTGCGGCAGCGCGACGCGTCGGCGTGA
- a CDS encoding flavin reductase family protein — protein sequence MQIDPAARPVREIYRLLIGCVVPRPIAWVSSLSADGVANLAPFSFFTIAGDDPPLLLFCPLRRPDGAPKDTLRNVQATGEFVIHIVSEPLAAAMNQTAAEYPYGVDEFAQAGVTPVPSLRVRPPRVAEAPVAFECCAHRIVELERSAVVIGRVLLIHLRDEVYHEGYIQLAALQPIARLAGNSYARVTDTFELARPGGASAAPPTPAPPDA from the coding sequence ATGCAGATCGATCCCGCCGCCCGTCCCGTCAGGGAGATCTACCGTCTGCTGATCGGCTGCGTGGTGCCGCGGCCAATCGCCTGGGTCTCATCGCTCAGCGCCGATGGCGTTGCCAATCTGGCGCCCTTCTCGTTCTTCACCATCGCCGGCGACGATCCGCCGCTGCTCTTGTTCTGCCCACTGCGCCGGCCGGACGGCGCGCCCAAGGATACGCTGCGCAACGTGCAGGCCACCGGCGAGTTCGTGATCCACATCGTCAGCGAGCCGCTGGCTGCGGCGATGAACCAGACCGCGGCGGAGTATCCCTACGGCGTGGATGAGTTTGCGCAGGCCGGTGTCACGCCCGTGCCCAGCCTGCGGGTGCGTCCGCCGCGCGTCGCCGAAGCACCGGTGGCCTTTGAGTGCTGCGCGCACCGAATCGTGGAGCTGGAGCGGTCAGCGGTGGTGATCGGCCGCGTGCTGCTGATCCATCTGCGCGACGAGGTGTATCACGAGGGCTATATCCAACTTGCAGCGCTGCAACCGATCGCTCGCCTGGCGGGCAACAGTTATGCGCGCGTGACAGACACCTTCGAGCTGGCGCGGCCCGGCGGCGCGTCCGCCGCGCCACCGACGCCCGCGCCGCCCGACGCCTAG
- a CDS encoding zinc ribbon domain-containing protein, whose protein sequence is MICPACQHVIPDDARFCIFCAAPIAPPEPKPGPATGPTRRLGSPSVPVMEPAPVAPAPVAPAPQPTRAWPSGSTVFWIGLLLLFVTGWWWPGMLILLGMSSFASEARRGRQQAAWQQLIFWGGLGLLFVTDWFWPGVLLWLGLLALIKPPSS, encoded by the coding sequence ATGATCTGCCCGGCATGTCAGCACGTCATTCCCGATGACGCGCGCTTCTGTATCTTCTGCGCCGCGCCCATCGCGCCGCCTGAGCCGAAGCCTGGGCCGGCGACAGGTCCGACGCGGCGCTTAGGCTCTCCATCCGTGCCGGTGATGGAGCCTGCGCCGGTTGCTCCTGCGCCGGTTGCCCCTGCGCCGCAGCCCACGCGCGCCTGGCCGTCCGGCAGCACCGTCTTCTGGATCGGCCTGTTGCTGCTCTTCGTCACCGGCTGGTGGTGGCCGGGAATGCTGATCCTGCTCGGCATGAGCAGCTTTGCGAGTGAGGCCAGGCGTGGTCGGCAGCAAGCAGCGTGGCAACAGCTCATCTTCTGGGGCGGGCTGGGGCTGCTCTTCGTCACCGACTGGTTCTGGCCCGGCGTGCTGCTCTGGCTGGGGCTGCTGGCGTTGATCAAGCCGCCTAGCAGTTAG
- a CDS encoding homogentisate 1,2-dioxygenase: protein MPFYHRLGEIPHKRHTQFRKPDGSLYSEQVMGTKGFSGNEAILYHHYPPTAIQYVEDLGPTEIAFEEPGALRHRHFKTAQVAPGGDALTGRRYLLANQDVRIAVCKPTEEQTYYYRNGEGDELLFVHEGEGTLETIFGNLPYRRGDYLYIPIGCTWRLHTGGAPTRLLVVETSGEITTPRRYRNEHGQLLEHAPYCERDFRVPLELTPHDERGEFEVRVRARGRLTRHILDHHPIDVVGWDGYLYPFAFNIEDFEPITGRIHQPPPVHQTFQGPNFVLCSFVPRLFDYHPLAIPAPYNHSNVESDEVLYYVEGNFMSRRGIEEASITLHPAGLPHGPHPGTVEASIGKEKTEELAVMIDTFRPLYVTQEALAVEDPRYPYSWTHNQPQGQWSGRRA, encoded by the coding sequence ATGCCCTTCTACCATCGACTGGGAGAGATCCCGCACAAGCGCCACACACAGTTCCGCAAGCCCGACGGTTCGCTCTACAGCGAACAGGTGATGGGCACCAAGGGCTTCAGCGGCAACGAGGCGATCCTGTACCACCACTATCCACCCACGGCGATCCAGTACGTCGAAGACCTGGGACCGACGGAGATCGCCTTTGAAGAGCCCGGCGCGCTGCGCCATCGCCATTTCAAAACGGCGCAGGTCGCGCCCGGCGGCGACGCGCTGACCGGGCGGCGCTACCTGCTGGCCAACCAGGATGTGCGCATCGCGGTATGCAAACCCACCGAGGAGCAGACCTACTACTATCGCAACGGCGAAGGCGACGAACTGCTCTTCGTGCATGAAGGCGAGGGCACCCTGGAGACGATCTTCGGCAATCTGCCCTACCGCCGCGGCGACTACCTGTACATCCCGATCGGCTGCACCTGGCGGCTGCACACCGGCGGCGCGCCCACCCGGCTGCTGGTCGTCGAAACCAGCGGCGAGATCACCACGCCGCGCCGCTACCGCAACGAGCATGGCCAGTTGCTGGAGCACGCGCCCTACTGCGAGCGCGACTTCCGCGTGCCGCTCGAGCTCACGCCCCACGACGAACGGGGCGAGTTCGAGGTGCGCGTACGCGCGCGGGGCCGCCTGACGCGCCACATCCTCGATCACCATCCGATCGATGTGGTCGGCTGGGACGGCTACCTGTATCCCTTCGCCTTCAATATCGAGGACTTCGAACCGATCACCGGGCGCATCCACCAGCCGCCGCCGGTGCACCAGACCTTCCAGGGGCCGAACTTCGTGCTGTGCTCGTTCGTGCCGCGCCTGTTCGACTACCATCCGCTGGCTATTCCGGCGCCCTACAACCACTCCAACGTCGAGAGCGACGAGGTACTCTACTACGTCGAGGGCAACTTTATGTCGCGCCGCGGCATCGAAGAGGCCTCGATCACGCTCCATCCGGCCGGCCTACCGCACGGGCCGCATCCCGGCACGGTTGAGGCCAGCATCGGCAAGGAAAAGACCGAGGAGCTGGCGGTGATGATCGACACCTTCCGGCCACTCTACGTGACCCAGGAGGCGCTGGCGGTGGAGGATCCGCGCTATCCGTATAGCTGGACGCACAACCAGCCACAGGGCCAGTGGAGCGGACGGCGCGCTTGA
- a CDS encoding fumarylacetoacetate hydrolase family protein — protein sequence MKLVTFRRSGEALHEARAGLLLPFGVIDLSAAAPLVFEDWSGDERIDLLRLLEGDERGLSLDSAAEIANAVIEQIGGPLDVVRDELAPDEADLAGSLSIGGQELLLPRSEVRLLAPLPRPRSLRDFFAFEQHVATTRGQQGRSVPEAWYRYPVFFFLNHQAIYGPDEAIPMPQTEQLDYELEVACVIGREGRNIAPDEALDYIAGFMIMNDWSARDIQREEMRVGLGPAKGKDFATSLGPWLVTLDELEEFAEADGRWRLEMVARVNGRELSRGNLGDMYHSWAAMIAYASRDATLYPGDVLGSGTVGGGCILELTPEAVGGWLAPDDVVELEVTGLGTLRNRIVYG from the coding sequence ATGAAACTGGTCACCTTTCGCCGATCCGGAGAAGCGCTGCACGAAGCACGCGCCGGGCTGCTGTTGCCCTTTGGCGTGATCGACCTAAGCGCCGCCGCACCACTCGTCTTCGAGGACTGGTCCGGCGACGAGCGCATCGACCTGCTGCGGCTCCTGGAGGGCGATGAACGCGGCCTGAGTCTGGACAGCGCCGCCGAGATCGCCAACGCCGTGATCGAGCAGATCGGCGGGCCGCTCGACGTGGTGCGCGACGAGCTGGCGCCGGATGAGGCCGATCTGGCCGGATCGCTGTCGATCGGTGGGCAGGAGCTGCTCCTGCCGCGCTCCGAAGTGCGGCTGCTGGCGCCACTGCCGCGGCCACGCTCGCTGCGCGATTTCTTCGCCTTTGAGCAACACGTCGCCACCACGCGCGGCCAGCAGGGTCGCTCCGTGCCGGAGGCCTGGTATCGCTATCCGGTGTTCTTCTTCCTCAACCACCAGGCGATCTACGGCCCAGACGAGGCCATTCCCATGCCGCAGACCGAACAGCTCGACTATGAGCTGGAGGTCGCCTGCGTGATCGGGCGCGAGGGGCGTAACATCGCTCCCGACGAGGCGCTGGACTACATCGCCGGCTTCATGATCATGAACGACTGGAGCGCGCGCGACATCCAGCGCGAGGAGATGCGCGTCGGACTGGGGCCGGCCAAAGGCAAGGATTTTGCCACCTCGCTGGGGCCGTGGCTGGTCACGCTCGATGAGCTGGAGGAGTTTGCCGAGGCCGATGGACGCTGGCGGTTGGAGATGGTCGCGCGCGTCAACGGACGCGAACTCAGCCGCGGCAACCTGGGCGATATGTACCACTCCTGGGCGGCGATGATCGCCTATGCCAGCCGCGACGCCACGCTCTACCCCGGCGATGTGCTCGGCTCCGGCACGGTTGGCGGCGGCTGCATCCTGGAGCTGACGCCCGAAGCTGTTGGCGGCTGGCTCGCGCCGGATGATGTCGTGGAGCTGGAGGTCACCGGCCTGGGCACGCTGCGCAACCGCATCGTCTATGGCTGA
- the hppD gene encoding 4-hydroxyphenylpyruvate dioxygenase, producing MAMTARESTRTQEGDFLQLKGIDYVEFYVGNARQAAHFYRTAFGFKPIAYAGLETGVRDRASYVLEQRNIRLVFTAPLHPDSPIAEHVKLHGDGVKDIAFTVDDAAQAFEETVRRGAQPVMEPTVIEGQKGRVIKATIATYGDTVHSFIQRDEYHGTFFPKYHAIKNPPRSEPVGLAAIDHIVGNVELGQMDRWVDYYNQVLGFRQLVHFSDEQISTEYSALMSKVMQNGTGRIKFPINEPAQGKRKSQIEEYLEYYHGPGAQHLALLTDDIIATVRKLRENGVEFLRTPDSYYDMLGERVGKIDESIDTLRELGILVDRDDEGYLLQIFTRPLQDRPTVFFEIIQRKGARGFGAGNFKALFEAIEREQALRGNL from the coding sequence ATGGCAATGACCGCACGCGAGAGCACTCGCACGCAGGAGGGCGACTTCCTGCAACTCAAAGGCATCGATTACGTCGAGTTTTACGTCGGGAATGCGCGTCAGGCCGCCCACTTCTACCGCACCGCCTTTGGCTTCAAGCCGATCGCCTATGCCGGCCTGGAGACGGGCGTGCGCGATCGCGCCTCGTATGTGCTGGAGCAGCGCAACATCCGCCTGGTCTTCACCGCGCCGCTGCATCCCGACTCGCCCATTGCCGAGCATGTCAAGCTGCATGGCGATGGCGTCAAGGACATCGCCTTCACGGTGGACGACGCCGCGCAGGCCTTTGAAGAGACAGTGCGCCGCGGCGCTCAGCCGGTGATGGAGCCGACGGTGATCGAGGGGCAGAAGGGCCGCGTGATCAAGGCTACCATCGCCACCTACGGCGACACGGTGCACTCCTTCATTCAGCGCGACGAGTATCATGGCACCTTTTTCCCCAAGTATCACGCGATCAAGAATCCGCCGCGTAGCGAGCCGGTGGGCCTGGCGGCCATCGACCATATCGTCGGCAACGTCGAGCTGGGGCAGATGGATCGCTGGGTAGACTACTACAACCAGGTGCTGGGCTTCCGCCAGTTGGTGCACTTCAGCGACGAACAGATCTCGACCGAGTACAGCGCGCTGATGTCCAAGGTGATGCAGAACGGCACGGGGCGCATCAAGTTCCCGATCAACGAGCCGGCCCAGGGCAAACGCAAATCGCAGATCGAGGAGTATCTGGAATACTACCACGGACCTGGAGCACAACACCTGGCGCTGCTGACCGACGACATCATCGCCACGGTGCGCAAGCTGCGCGAAAACGGCGTCGAGTTCCTGCGCACGCCCGACTCCTACTACGACATGCTTGGCGAGCGCGTCGGCAAGATCGACGAGAGCATCGACACGCTGCGTGAGCTGGGCATCCTGGTCGATCGCGACGACGAGGGCTACCTGTTGCAGATCTTTACCCGTCCGCTGCAGGATCGCCCGACCGTCTTCTTTGAGATCATTCAGCGCAAGGGCGCGCGCGGCTTCGGCGCGGGCAACTTCAAGGCCCTGTTCGAGGCCATCGAGCGCGAGCAGGCGCTGCGTGGCAATCTCTAA
- a CDS encoding HD domain-containing protein, which yields MALHDYIADLLEHPKVLETRDHLHHSLSKHEHLQRTARISYRLARLLRADVRVCVRAALIHDIDSRLGTLRTHGAIAARWARALGECEQVCHAIEAHMYPFGPKPRTREAWIVSLADKAASLTDVTLALGGLMTGHTWRRRRLLCHTDPHYVERRYRRRLRRGQRLRLLTQRAR from the coding sequence GTGGCCCTACACGACTACATCGCTGATCTGCTGGAACATCCCAAGGTGCTGGAGACGCGCGACCACCTGCACCATTCGCTCTCTAAGCACGAGCATCTGCAGCGCACCGCGCGCATCTCCTACCGTCTGGCGCGGCTGTTGCGCGCCGATGTGCGCGTCTGCGTGCGCGCGGCACTGATCCACGACATCGACTCGCGCCTGGGCACGCTGAGGACGCATGGCGCTATCGCCGCGCGCTGGGCCCGCGCGCTGGGTGAGTGCGAGCAGGTCTGCCACGCGATTGAAGCGCATATGTATCCCTTCGGGCCCAAGCCGCGCACGCGCGAGGCCTGGATCGTCTCGCTGGCCGACAAAGCCGCATCGCTCACCGACGTGACCCTGGCGCTGGGCGGTCTGATGACCGGCCATACCTGGCGGCGGCGGCGGCTGCTGTGCCACACCGATCCGCACTATGTCGAGCGGCGCTACCGGCGGCGCCTCCGGCGTGGGCAGCGCCTCCGGCTCCTGACGCAACGTGCGCGCTAG
- a CDS encoding AI-2E family transporter, with translation MSNQSITPAGSRPPDQPLDWGWLLRTLARWLLVLLATYSVGWLLWRTGITLTPFVIGLVLAYLLLPIIKRLDRHMPRWASILTVYLVGLIAIELALSFVVPPAARQIDQFISNIPDWFERSNRFITQQIAEFQANVPQAVQEQINQIIARVRATAQENATMYAQRAGAFLLNSIVGIFSTIAFLLGFLVIPFFLFYVLLDTQRLPGVIDRALHPNIRADFWNIWHIIDEIFGRYIRGQLLLGLIISVMSFIGLTILNWLGFEVSYILLLAIIAGIGELIPVVGPILSAIPAIIVAIGGGWSSVLAVIVLYIIIQQLENQILVPRIVGNTLRLHPAILMVLLVIAASVGGLLLVILSAPLAAIARDVFIYLHRRLRVPPQPPELAIAGLLDQAPAPPPRRLKLPTAVALKSRPRSGPPRR, from the coding sequence ATGTCCAACCAATCGATCACGCCCGCCGGATCGCGTCCTCCCGACCAGCCGCTCGACTGGGGCTGGCTGCTGCGCACGCTGGCGCGTTGGCTGCTGGTGCTGCTCGCCACCTACAGCGTCGGCTGGCTGCTGTGGCGCACCGGCATCACCCTGACACCCTTCGTCATCGGCCTGGTGTTGGCCTACCTGCTGCTGCCGATCATCAAACGGCTCGACCGGCACATGCCGCGCTGGGCATCGATCCTCACGGTGTATCTGGTCGGCCTGATCGCCATCGAACTGGCGCTTTCGTTTGTCGTGCCGCCGGCCGCGCGGCAGATCGATCAGTTTATCAGCAACATTCCCGACTGGTTCGAGCGCAGCAACCGCTTCATCACCCAGCAGATCGCCGAGTTTCAGGCCAACGTCCCCCAGGCGGTCCAGGAGCAGATCAACCAGATCATCGCGCGCGTACGCGCCACCGCGCAGGAAAACGCCACGATGTACGCGCAGCGCGCCGGCGCATTTCTGCTCAACAGCATCGTCGGCATCTTCAGCACAATCGCGTTTCTGTTGGGCTTTCTGGTAATCCCCTTCTTTCTGTTTTACGTGCTGCTCGACACCCAGCGCCTGCCGGGCGTGATCGATCGCGCGCTGCACCCCAACATTCGCGCCGACTTCTGGAACATCTGGCACATCATCGATGAGATCTTCGGGCGCTATATTCGTGGCCAGTTGCTGCTGGGGCTGATCATCAGCGTCATGTCCTTCATCGGCCTGACGATTCTGAACTGGCTGGGCTTCGAGGTCAGCTACATCCTGCTGCTGGCGATCATTGCCGGCATCGGCGAGCTGATCCCGGTGGTCGGCCCGATCCTGAGCGCCATTCCGGCGATCATCGTCGCGATCGGCGGCGGCTGGTCGTCGGTGCTGGCGGTGATCGTGCTCTACATCATCATCCAACAGCTCGAAAATCAGATTCTGGTGCCACGCATCGTCGGCAACACGCTGCGCCTGCACCCTGCCATCCTGATGGTGCTGCTGGTGATCGCCGCCTCGGTGGGCGGCCTGCTGCTGGTGATCCTCTCGGCGCCGTTGGCAGCCATTGCGCGGGATGTCTTTATCTATCTCCATCGCCGCTTGCGCGTACCGCCGCAACCGCCGGAGCTGGCGATCGCCGGCCTGCTCGACCAGGCGCCCGCACCGCCACCACGCCGCCTGAAGCTCCCGACTGCGGTCGCGTTGAAGTCCCGGCCACGCTCAGGACCACCGCGTCGTTGA
- a CDS encoding VanW family protein gives MQPIQPTDQQQIIAALLEAGMSALHAGSPSRAEVYFRQVLRLEPRAIPAWQGLAATQTGARRQICLRWVAYLSSAAQPRPRRARPIQAAGRRWQPAAGLVGLTLLATMLGSDLVYRERLLPGVRIGVLEVSHLPWPVALDRLEQAQQRYASRVLELEVAGQRRRVAAGTLLRADAPQQALQQAFHQGHHGHALQRALQRAQAWLGDTYQVTFPLIDAAALEQLIATLAQEVERPMRDAQLLDGAQGWSIVPEQIGRVLDRAATRERLSAAVHRLASATDHMLRVEVVVHEQPPRISSADLEALRQQLAALRAQPLTVQAGDQIWTLDRSLLMHWSASGDPASVQPDSRAIEQQVARLASQVARPPQASRLLREGDRVREFVPGAPGLELDQTVAREQLLAALHNGATQVTLPLREVPPPPGESERLGLLAELGRGESQFASYSSPARDANVAIGGQEIDGVLIPPGAIFSFNATVGAITAEKGYRWGEMIEAGSVVPALGGGICQVSTTVFRAALHSGLEIIERHPHSWRLPWYEVDAPPGMDATIALGGPDLKFRNNTPGYLLIRVATDLQQKRQTVRIYGTPDGRQVALEAIVANGAVGIVQRVTDAAQTHSATFLSYYAR, from the coding sequence ATGCAGCCCATCCAACCCACCGATCAGCAACAGATCATCGCCGCGCTCCTGGAAGCCGGCATGAGCGCGTTGCATGCCGGCTCCCCCTCCCGCGCTGAGGTCTATTTTCGTCAGGTGCTGCGCCTGGAACCGCGCGCGATCCCGGCCTGGCAGGGCCTGGCCGCGACCCAAACCGGGGCACGCCGCCAGATCTGCCTGCGCTGGGTGGCCTATCTCTCCTCCGCCGCGCAACCGAGGCCCCGCCGCGCGCGTCCAATCCAAGCGGCAGGCCGGCGCTGGCAACCGGCAGCGGGACTGGTCGGCCTGACGCTGCTGGCAACCATGCTCGGGAGCGACCTGGTGTATCGTGAGCGTCTCTTGCCGGGCGTCCGCATCGGCGTGCTGGAGGTGAGCCACCTGCCATGGCCCGTAGCACTGGATCGCCTAGAGCAGGCGCAGCAGCGCTACGCCTCGCGTGTGCTGGAGCTGGAGGTTGCCGGCCAGCGGCGCCGCGTGGCCGCCGGCACGCTGCTACGCGCGGATGCGCCCCAGCAGGCGCTGCAGCAGGCCTTCCACCAGGGCCACCATGGCCATGCGCTCCAACGCGCGCTGCAGCGCGCTCAGGCCTGGCTGGGCGATACGTATCAGGTCACCTTTCCACTGATCGATGCCGCGGCGCTGGAGCAACTGATCGCGACTCTGGCGCAGGAGGTCGAACGTCCCATGCGCGACGCACAGTTGCTTGACGGCGCGCAGGGCTGGAGCATCGTCCCCGAACAGATCGGACGCGTGCTTGATCGCGCCGCTACGCGGGAACGGCTCAGCGCCGCGGTGCACCGGCTGGCCAGTGCCACCGACCACATGTTGCGCGTCGAGGTAGTGGTGCACGAGCAGCCACCACGCATCTCCTCCGCCGATCTGGAAGCGCTGCGGCAGCAGTTGGCAGCGCTACGCGCCCAACCGCTCACGGTGCAGGCCGGCGATCAGATCTGGACGCTGGATCGCAGCTTGCTTATGCACTGGTCAGCGTCGGGCGATCCGGCCAGTGTGCAGCCCGATTCGCGCGCCATCGAGCAGCAGGTGGCGCGGTTGGCGTCCCAGGTGGCGCGCCCGCCCCAGGCCTCGCGCCTGCTGCGCGAGGGGGATCGCGTGCGCGAGTTTGTGCCGGGCGCGCCCGGCCTGGAGCTGGATCAGACGGTGGCGCGCGAGCAGCTGCTGGCCGCGCTGCACAACGGCGCGACGCAGGTGACGCTGCCGCTGCGCGAAGTGCCGCCACCGCCCGGCGAAAGCGAGCGGTTGGGATTGCTGGCCGAGCTGGGGCGCGGCGAGTCGCAGTTCGCGTCCTACTCATCGCCGGCGCGCGATGCCAACGTCGCCATCGGCGGGCAGGAGATCGACGGCGTGTTGATCCCACCAGGAGCGATCTTCTCGTTCAACGCCACCGTCGGCGCGATCACGGCGGAGAAGGGCTACCGGTGGGGCGAGATGATCGAAGCCGGCAGCGTTGTGCCGGCGCTGGGCGGCGGCATCTGCCAGGTTTCGACCACGGTCTTTCGCGCCGCGCTGCACAGCGGCCTAGAGATCATCGAACGGCACCCGCATAGCTGGCGCCTGCCGTGGTATGAGGTGGACGCGCCGCCGGGCATGGACGCGACCATCGCGCTGGGCGGCCCGGACCTGAAGTTTCGCAACAACACGCCGGGCTACCTGCTGATCCGCGTCGCGACCGACCTGCAGCAGAAGCGCCAGACAGTGCGCATCTACGGTACGCCCGACGGTCGGCAAGTGGCGCTGGAAGCGATCGTCGCTAACGGCGCGGTCGGCATCGTACAGCGCGTGACCGATGCTGCCCAGACGCACAGCGCCACCTTTCTGAGCTACTATGCGCGATAG
- the lepA gene encoding translation elongation factor 4, giving the protein MAQHIRNFSIIAHIDHGKTTLSDRLLELTGALSERERREQALDSMDLEREKGITIKAKAVRLDYTAADGQTYELNLIDCPGHVDFSYEVSRALAACEGALLVVDAAQGIEAQTLANVYMAMEHDLTIIPVINKIDLPGAQPEAVAEEIERVIGIGAEEMLFVSAKEGTGVPAILEAIVARIPPPQGDETAPLRALIFDSHYNPYKGVIAYVRVMEGTLRPGEQILLMGTAIKVEALELGVFRPQMTPVDALRAGEVGYIATGLKDVGEVQVGDTVTHAQQPAASPLAGYRPAKPMVFAGIYPVESNDYGDLRDALEKLKLNDAALSFQPETSAALGFGFRCGFLGLLHMEIVRERLEREYGLNLLITAPSVEYQVLTTSGEIVLVDNPSEMPDPSKIEVIEEPVMQISIIVPTRYIGQVMELVTSRRGVFEAMDYLEETRVLLKYRIPLAEIVVDFYDQLKSRTQGYASLDYTLAGYQPADLVKLDVLVNGVPVDALSMIIHREFAYQQGRKLVEKLRGLIPRQMFEVPIQAAIGSKIIARETVKALRKDVLSKCYGGDITRKKKLLEKQKEGKKKMKMVGSVEIPQEAFMAVLSLDQERRA; this is encoded by the coding sequence ATGGCACAGCATATCCGTAACTTCAGCATTATTGCGCATATCGATCACGGCAAAACCACGCTCTCCGACCGCCTGCTGGAGCTGACCGGCGCGCTCTCCGAGCGCGAGCGGCGCGAACAGGCGCTGGACAGCATGGACCTGGAGCGCGAAAAGGGCATTACCATCAAAGCCAAGGCGGTGCGCCTGGACTATACTGCCGCCGACGGGCAGACGTACGAGCTGAACCTGATCGACTGTCCCGGCCATGTCGATTTCTCCTACGAGGTCAGTCGCGCGCTGGCCGCCTGCGAGGGCGCGCTGCTGGTGGTGGATGCCGCGCAGGGCATCGAGGCGCAGACGCTGGCCAACGTGTACATGGCCATGGAGCATGACCTGACGATCATCCCGGTGATCAACAAGATCGATCTGCCCGGCGCACAGCCCGAAGCGGTCGCCGAGGAGATTGAGCGCGTGATCGGCATCGGCGCCGAGGAGATGCTCTTTGTCAGCGCCAAGGAGGGCACCGGCGTGCCGGCGATCCTGGAGGCGATCGTCGCGCGCATCCCGCCGCCGCAGGGCGACGAGACCGCACCGCTGCGCGCGCTGATCTTCGATTCGCACTACAACCCCTACAAGGGCGTGATCGCCTATGTGCGCGTGATGGAGGGCACGCTGCGGCCCGGCGAGCAGATCCTGCTGATGGGCACCGCGATCAAGGTCGAGGCGCTGGAGCTGGGCGTTTTCCGTCCGCAGATGACGCCGGTGGATGCCCTGCGCGCCGGCGAGGTCGGCTACATCGCCACCGGCTTGAAGGACGTCGGCGAGGTACAGGTCGGCGATACCGTGACGCATGCCCAGCAGCCGGCGGCCAGCCCGTTGGCCGGCTACCGTCCGGCCAAGCCGATGGTCTTCGCCGGCATCTACCCGGTCGAATCCAACGACTACGGCGACCTACGCGACGCGCTAGAGAAGCTCAAACTCAACGATGCGGCGCTGTCGTTCCAGCCCGAAACCAGCGCGGCGCTGGGCTTCGGCTTCCGCTGCGGCTTTCTGGGCCTGCTGCACATGGAGATCGTGCGCGAGCGGCTCGAACGCGAATACGGCCTCAACCTGCTGATCACCGCGCCGTCGGTGGAGTACCAGGTGCTGACCACCAGCGGCGAGATCGTGCTGGTCGATAATCCTTCCGAAATGCCCGATCCCTCCAAGATCGAGGTCATCGAAGAGCCGGTAATGCAGATCAGCATCATTGTGCCCACACGCTACATCGGCCAGGTCATGGAGCTGGTCACCAGCCGCCGCGGCGTGTTCGAGGCAATGGACTACCTGGAAGAAACGCGCGTGCTGCTCAAATATCGCATCCCGCTGGCCGAGATCGTGGTCGATTTCTACGATCAGCTCAAGTCGCGCACCCAGGGCTACGCCTCGCTGGACTACACCTTGGCCGGCTACCAGCCCGCCGATCTGGTTAAGCTGGATGTGCTGGTCAACGGCGTGCCCGTCGATGCCCTGTCGATGATCATCCATCGCGAGTTCGCCTACCAGCAGGGCCGCAAGCTCGTTGAGAAACTGCGCGGTCTGATCCCGCGCCAAATGTTCGAAGTGCCGATCCAGGCCGCGATCGGCTCCAAGATCATCGCGCGCGAAACCGTCAAAGCGCTGCGCAAAGACGTCCTCAGCAAGTGCTACGGCGGCGACATCACGCGCAAAAAGAAGCTGCTGGAGAAACAAAAAGAGGGTAAAAAGAAAATGAAAATGGTCGGCAGCGTCGAGATTCCCCAGGAAGCGTTCATGGCCGTCCTCAGCCTCGACCAGGAACGCCGCGCTTAG